A portion of the Intestinibacillus sp. Marseille-P6563 genome contains these proteins:
- a CDS encoding NfeD family protein, translating into MGIAVEAATFYLISIWFAVGALAALVTLTIGGSFFVQLLVFAVVSALMLALVRPFTRHLLRPKGARTNADRILGEAALVTEEIDNAQAKGTIKVFGQVWSARSADGAVIPVGETVRICSISGVKAIVERMNARKEN; encoded by the coding sequence GTGGGAATCGCAGTCGAGGCGGCGACATTCTATTTGATTTCCATCTGGTTTGCGGTCGGTGCACTGGCTGCTTTGGTGACACTGACCATCGGCGGTTCGTTCTTTGTGCAGTTGCTCGTCTTTGCGGTTGTATCGGCACTGATGTTGGCCCTGGTCCGTCCGTTTACCCGGCATCTGCTCCGTCCCAAAGGAGCCCGCACGAATGCAGACCGTATTTTAGGAGAAGCGGCTTTGGTCACAGAGGAGATCGACAACGCGCAAGCCAAAGGCACCATTAAAGTTTTTGGGCAGGTCTGGTCGGCGCGCAGTGCAGATGGCGCGGTAATTCCTGTGGGAGAAACCGTGCGGATCTGTTCGATTTCCGGCGTCAAAGCCATTGTGGAGCGCATGAACGCTCGAAAGGAGAATTGA